In Heterodontus francisci isolate sHetFra1 chromosome 5, sHetFra1.hap1, whole genome shotgun sequence, one DNA window encodes the following:
- the LOC137369523 gene encoding centrosomal protein of 290 kDa-like, with product MDIPPIHRCLQLCAENEHVQRKLKKLRQKNEQLESELAEIQGKLQLQQLMRDFVTTRDAQIQTEPQPWQRAGLKEGNASKADERSNRLLQMYNALQKRYEKEIKTNKEQSETISKVTVNIHELELQLVTSKQRIQQLENTLTGRRRRTPTPDRGSASYKRRSGGKKGCSPDCIHIELLFEIERLQKERDKLTKEKRSLKNELAGLDKGFFEEIEDLKYALQESAKLNKEYEKCLRKICEKYGLPFPQPLCPMANK from the exons ATGGACATCCCGCCTATACACAGGTGCCTGCAA CTTTGTGCTGAAAATGAGCATGTGCAGAGAAAATTGAAGAAACTTCGGCAGAAGAATGAACAGTTGGAGAGTGAGCTAGCAGAAATCCAGGGAAAACTCCAACTGCAACAACTGATGAGGGACTTTGTGACTACCAGAGA TGCTCAAATACAGACAGAACCTCAACCATGGCAGAGGGCAGGTCTTAAAGAGGGCAATGCTTCAAAGGCAGATGAAAGAAGCAA TCGGCTGCTACAGATGTACAATGCACTGCAGAAACGTTATGAAAAAGAAATTAAAACCAACAAGGAGCAGAGTGAAACCATCTCAAAAGTCACT GTGAACATTCATGAGTTAGAATTACAGCTTGTGACATCAAAACAAAGGATTCAGCAACTGGAAAACACTCTCACAGGGAGAAGACGAAGGACTCCAACACCAGACCGGGGCTCTGCATCTTACAAACGCAGGTCTGGTGGCAAGAAAGGTTGCTCACCAGACTGCATTCACATTG AGTTGTTGTTTGAGATCGAAAGGCTACAAAAGGAAAGGGACAAACTGACGAAGGAGAAAAGAAGCCTGAAAAATGAGCTGGCTGGACTAGACAAG GGCTTCTTTGAAGAAATTGAAGATCTAAAGTATGCTCTGCAAGAATCTGCTAAACTCAATAAAGAGTATGAAAAGTGTTTACGCAAAATTTGTGAAAAATATGGACTTCCATTTCCACAGCCATTATGTCCAATGGCCAATAAATGA